A genome region from Nitrosopumilus oxyclinae includes the following:
- a CDS encoding tetratricopeptide repeat protein produces MGEIETLVKKGQILMDEGEFHDALGYFEQALLLNQDDPDLWNNKGIALRSLGRYEESMECFNKSLEIEPRDKFAS; encoded by the coding sequence ATGGGTGAAATTGAGACACTAGTCAAGAAAGGTCAAATTCTGATGGATGAAGGGGAATTCCATGATGCCCTTGGTTATTTTGAACAAGCCCTTCTATTGAACCAAGATGATCCTGATCTTTGGAATAACAAAGGAATTGCACTGCGAAGTTTAGGACGATATGAGGAATCTATGGAATGTTTTAACAAGTCTCTTGAAATTGAACCTAGAGACAAATTTGCATCTTGA
- a CDS encoding Lrp/AsnC family transcriptional regulator, whose amino-acid sequence MNLDETDEKILKNLLVDARQSARQLALKLGMSTVTVLSRIKKLEKEKIIHGYTAIIDHEKIGYSMTAIIEIIAKNDKVMDIEEEIAKFENVCGVYDITGSTDTIIIAKFKERKELSKFVKELATIPNVENTITHVVLNTAKEDFRLS is encoded by the coding sequence ATGAACCTGGATGAAACAGATGAAAAAATTCTTAAAAATCTACTCGTTGATGCAAGGCAATCTGCCAGGCAGCTTGCGCTAAAACTTGGAATGTCAACTGTGACAGTATTATCAAGAATAAAAAAATTAGAAAAAGAGAAAATCATCCACGGATACACTGCAATAATTGATCATGAAAAAATAGGATATTCAATGACTGCCATTATCGAAATTATTGCTAAAAATGATAAAGTCATGGATATCGAGGAGGAAATAGCAAAATTTGAAAATGTTTGTGGAGTATATGACATCACAGGTTCAACAGATACGATAATCATTGCAAAATTCAAAGAAAGAAAGGAATTGAGCAAGTTTGTAAAGGAGCTAGCAACAATCCCTAATGTGGAAAATACAATAACTCATGTAGTTCTTAATACTGCTAAAGAAGATTTTAGATTATCATAG
- a CDS encoding HD domain-containing protein, whose product MRNEILSLMVENGLEDDCYVEMLDYTIDLFESQGLGTEYYGYHNINHELEVTYVSLLANKQEKIKFTNEDLKYLYVAALFHDFDPQKSVDKPHEESVLKFISMDRKLRQLINDANMDLEIIKVLILRTTYPWSGQLRKNAESQIKQSFDSSDLTRNNLPYQEHIMEMGWYLSVVDRISGYALGDFTKAMEMAKMNAHALAWRPSLIIRSAVAYFEELLNKETDMAKAILKVLPKEMRKNFFDTVLSFMKIRQQEITIQADYSYENLKFIPTIESMTMRDDPKFIKALYEIFLELPSPLQFEKENFEKSVKDPQVIINTLRLNDKNGEIIGFSKGGPLENYKLREEIRDENYGEGNTIFLEPLALKMGYWGLKGGSEMRHMFIMQASSMKFKFMTSFALRDVIRARIDKEQAEFVTLFDPERWDYYRIKV is encoded by the coding sequence ATGAGAAATGAAATTCTCAGCCTAATGGTAGAAAATGGATTAGAAGACGACTGTTATGTCGAAATGCTAGATTATACCATTGATTTGTTTGAAAGTCAAGGATTAGGAACAGAGTATTACGGATATCACAACATCAATCATGAATTAGAAGTGACCTATGTCTCACTTTTAGCAAATAAACAAGAGAAAATTAAATTTACAAATGAAGATCTGAAATATCTATACGTTGCAGCATTATTCCACGACTTTGATCCTCAAAAAAGTGTAGATAAACCTCATGAAGAAAGTGTTTTAAAATTTATTTCAATGGATAGAAAACTTCGTCAATTAATTAATGATGCAAATATGGATTTAGAAATAATCAAAGTTTTGATTTTAAGAACCACATATCCTTGGAGTGGACAATTAAGAAAAAATGCAGAAAGCCAAATCAAACAATCTTTTGATAGTTCTGATTTAACAAGAAATAATCTACCATATCAAGAACACATTATGGAAATGGGATGGTATCTATCAGTTGTCGATAGAATCAGCGGTTATGCATTAGGTGATTTTACAAAAGCAATGGAGATGGCAAAAATGAATGCCCATGCTTTAGCATGGAGACCATCATTAATCATAAGAAGTGCAGTTGCATATTTTGAAGAACTATTAAACAAAGAAACAGACATGGCCAAAGCAATTCTCAAAGTGCTTCCAAAAGAAATGAGAAAAAATTTCTTTGACACAGTTTTATCATTTATGAAAATTAGACAGCAAGAAATTACCATTCAAGCAGATTATTCTTATGAAAATTTAAAGTTTATTCCAACAATTGAATCCATGACAATGAGAGATGATCCTAAATTCATAAAGGCATTATACGAAATATTTTTAGAACTACCATCACCACTACAATTTGAAAAAGAAAATTTTGAAAAATCAGTAAAAGATCCTCAAGTAATCATCAACACTCTAAGACTAAACGACAAAAATGGAGAAATTATAGGATTTTCAAAAGGTGGTCCACTAGAGAATTACAAATTACGTGAAGAGATTAGAGATGAAAATTATGGAGAAGGAAATACAATATTCTTAGAACCATTGGCACTAAAAATGGGATATTGGGGATTAAAAGGAGGCAGTGAAATGCGTCATATGTTCATCATGCAAGCAAGTTCAATGAAATTCAAATTTATGACTAGTTTTGCATTACGAGATGTCATTAGAGCAAGAATAGACAAAGAACAGGCAGAATTTGTAACATTATTTGATCCTGAAAGATGGGATTACTATAGAATTAAAGTATAG
- a CDS encoding DnaJ domain-containing protein, with translation MKNVTIFVILVIIFGAIQTAHAQNSNLDMELEVSDDEKIILFSGFSIAVIGLFLFLSRDIILRRKTSYDKGDLESKKDKTFEKYHSDWGDDYEELGQRRNTKDDKEFREALNDNELPNYYEVIGVAKDATPEEIKKKFRELAKKTHPDKTKENSEDEMAELNKAYEVLSDKERREKYDKYFRVV, from the coding sequence ATGAAGAATGTCACTATTTTTGTAATCTTAGTAATTATTTTTGGAGCAATACAAACAGCACATGCTCAAAATAGCAATTTAGATATGGAATTAGAAGTTAGCGATGATGAAAAAATAATTCTTTTTTCAGGTTTTTCAATTGCAGTAATTGGCCTATTTTTATTTTTATCAAGAGATATCATTCTACGTAGAAAAACATCATATGATAAAGGAGACTTAGAATCAAAAAAAGACAAGACGTTTGAGAAATATCATTCAGATTGGGGAGATGATTATGAAGAATTAGGACAGAGAAGAAATACAAAAGATGACAAGGAATTCAGAGAAGCATTAAACGATAACGAATTACCAAACTATTACGAAGTGATTGGCGTTGCAAAAGATGCAACTCCCGAAGAAATTAAAAAGAAATTCAGAGAGCTTGCAAAAAAGACACACCCGGATAAAACTAAAGAAAACTCTGAGGATGAAATGGCAGAACTGAACAAAGCATATGAAGTATTATCAGATAAAGAACGTAGAGAAAAATATGATAAATATTTCAGAGTAGTTTAA
- a CDS encoding elongation factor EF-2, which produces MAKFKSTGEVMKIIKNKANIRNFGVIAHVDHGKTTMSDSLLANSGIIAPSAAGKALAMDFDKEEQERGITIYQANVTLLFAQKGQEYVINMIDTPGHVDFSGRVIRSLRAIDGAVVVCDAVEGIMTQTETVTRMALEERVKPVLFINKVDRLIKELRLTPEKMQAQLAEVVSNFNTLVDTYAEPEYKEKWKVSIQDASVTFGSAKDRWAINTDLMKERGITFKDVIDAYTEEKLDELIEKAPLADAVLGMVVKHHPAPHDAIKYRIPQIWKGDLESDVGKALLAGSDDGPTIMMVVNMVLDPAAGPVAIGRLFSGTIKDGQTLHIIDEKREGRVQSVNFFMGNQREQVGELGAGNIPALLGLTECRAGNTLSSIKDIPMFEGVKYVSEPVVQIAIEPKHPKDLPKLVDILRQLTIEDPNLVVKIDEESGETIVAGMGVLHLDVAVHRIQDAKCEIITSEPLINYRETVKGGCEPIMAKSPNRHNKIFMKVEPLEPKIAHMLRTGEISDLKDKKAVSDLLKENGWDTDTIKRVMKFDSRGNVLINGTKGVQFVQESTDSINSGFEEVMKEGPLCKEQMRDCKFIFTHFVPHEDTAHRGLSQLGPASRRACMGALLTAGTAVLEPTLAIEVRVPTDLVGNVATILSGKRGKVLDMSQKGASSIVIGEIPASETFTLSEAMRGQTAGRATWNTSFKAWTEVPKSMLGAAVADIRKRKGLAPEPPGVNEFIDKA; this is translated from the coding sequence ATGGCAAAATTCAAGTCTACTGGGGAGGTAATGAAAATTATCAAGAACAAAGCCAACATTCGTAACTTTGGTGTAATTGCCCACGTAGACCACGGAAAGACAACAATGAGTGACAGCCTTTTGGCAAACTCTGGAATTATTGCCCCCTCAGCTGCTGGAAAAGCCCTTGCAATGGACTTTGATAAAGAGGAGCAAGAAAGAGGAATTACAATTTACCAAGCAAACGTTACCTTACTCTTTGCCCAAAAAGGTCAAGAATATGTAATTAACATGATTGATACCCCAGGCCACGTCGACTTTAGTGGAAGGGTTATTCGAAGTCTTAGAGCAATTGATGGTGCAGTTGTAGTTTGTGATGCAGTAGAAGGTATCATGACACAAACAGAGACTGTAACTAGAATGGCCCTTGAAGAGAGAGTAAAACCTGTTTTGTTTATCAACAAAGTGGATAGACTCATCAAAGAACTAAGATTAACTCCAGAAAAAATGCAAGCACAATTAGCTGAAGTAGTTTCAAATTTCAATACTCTAGTTGACACATATGCAGAACCAGAATACAAAGAGAAATGGAAAGTATCTATTCAAGATGCAAGTGTTACATTTGGTTCAGCCAAAGATAGATGGGCAATTAACACTGATTTAATGAAAGAAAGAGGAATAACATTCAAAGATGTAATTGATGCATATACTGAAGAAAAACTTGATGAACTTATTGAGAAAGCACCATTAGCTGATGCTGTACTTGGAATGGTAGTTAAACATCATCCAGCACCACATGATGCAATCAAGTATAGAATCCCACAAATTTGGAAAGGTGATTTAGAATCTGATGTTGGTAAAGCTTTGCTTGCAGGTAGTGATGATGGTCCAACAATTATGATGGTTGTAAACATGGTCCTAGATCCAGCAGCCGGTCCTGTTGCAATTGGAAGATTATTTTCAGGTACCATCAAAGACGGTCAAACTTTACACATTATAGATGAGAAAAGAGAAGGCAGAGTTCAATCAGTCAATTTCTTTATGGGTAACCAAAGAGAACAAGTTGGTGAATTGGGAGCAGGTAATATTCCAGCTTTACTGGGACTGACTGAATGTAGAGCCGGAAACACTCTATCATCAATTAAAGATATTCCAATGTTTGAGGGTGTGAAATACGTTTCAGAACCTGTTGTTCAAATTGCAATTGAACCAAAACATCCTAAAGATTTACCTAAACTCGTAGACATTTTAAGACAACTAACAATTGAGGATCCAAATTTAGTTGTAAAAATTGATGAGGAGTCTGGCGAAACAATTGTTGCAGGGATGGGTGTATTACATTTGGATGTTGCAGTACATAGAATTCAGGATGCAAAATGTGAGATTATAACATCTGAGCCTTTGATTAACTATAGAGAAACTGTAAAGGGTGGTTGTGAACCAATTATGGCAAAATCACCAAACAGACACAACAAGATTTTCATGAAAGTGGAACCATTAGAACCAAAAATTGCCCACATGCTAAGAACCGGTGAAATTTCAGACCTCAAAGACAAGAAGGCAGTTTCTGATTTACTAAAAGAGAATGGATGGGATACAGATACAATCAAGAGGGTTATGAAATTTGATTCACGTGGTAATGTTTTGATTAACGGAACAAAAGGTGTTCAGTTTGTACAAGAATCAACTGATTCTATTAATTCAGGATTTGAAGAAGTAATGAAAGAGGGACCTCTCTGTAAAGAACAGATGAGGGATTGTAAATTCATCTTTACTCACTTTGTACCTCACGAGGATACGGCACACAGAGGTTTGTCTCAATTAGGACCTGCATCAAGACGTGCATGTATGGGTGCATTGCTCACTGCAGGAACTGCAGTATTAGAGCCAACACTGGCAATTGAAGTTCGTGTCCCAACTGATTTGGTTGGTAACGTTGCAACTATTCTTTCTGGTAAACGAGGTAAAGTACTTGACATGAGCCAAAAAGGCGCATCAAGCATTGTTATTGGTGAGATTCCAGCTTCTGAAACATTTACACTATCTGAAGCAATGAGAGGACAAACTGCAGGTCGTGCAACCTGGAATACTTCATTTAAGGCATGGACTGAAGTTCCAAAATCCATGTTAGGTGCAGCAGTAGCTGACATTAGAAAGAGAAAGGGATTGGCACCAGAACCACCAGGTGTTAACGAATTTATTGATAAAGCATAA
- a CDS encoding tetratricopeptide repeat protein codes for MSDRIEKMLTHAFECVEDENFSEALKLYDLALKQDPNNVNILIDKGATLQNMGKLKLAIRSYDKALKISPDNIDALLNKGSTLHSDEKYLQAIECYDFALKIDKKCAMALAYKGLSLGEMGELRDAIKHFKKALSIDKHYDLASISKEIAQELLKSINEKKSKIR; via the coding sequence GTGAGCGATAGAATTGAGAAGATGTTGACACACGCTTTTGAATGTGTTGAAGATGAGAATTTCTCTGAAGCTTTAAAATTGTATGATTTAGCCCTGAAACAAGATCCTAACAATGTCAATATCTTAATTGACAAGGGTGCAACTTTACAAAATATGGGTAAATTAAAACTTGCAATTCGTTCATATGATAAAGCACTTAAAATTTCACCTGACAATATTGATGCGTTGTTGAACAAAGGATCCACCTTGCATTCTGATGAAAAATACCTTCAAGCCATTGAATGCTATGATTTTGCTTTAAAGATTGATAAAAAATGTGCTATGGCCCTTGCATACAAAGGCCTTTCATTAGGGGAAATGGGTGAACTTAGAGATGCGATAAAACATTTCAAAAAGGCATTGTCAATTGACAAACACTATGATTTGGCAAGTATTTCAAAAGAGATTGCTCAAGAATTGCTAAAATCAATTAATGAAAAAAAATCTAAAATACGGTAA
- a CDS encoding ATP-binding protein, which translates to MKFSHILILGFLIIVGISGVIGVISLYQFTTIIDTLKNSVPESIENFKTNAIVLDNNRQIIYYDEILTQSARNYVFTQNEKWKERYFETEPLLDSILKDPYSPVDNEVILELDEINIELVKMENTAFDLVSQGNSEQAIEILESDEYTKLKQRYSDSWKHHAEINNVEYGNTVKSLDSTSDLLYASIEKGSKDGTAALQITIPILIGLSIFLGILFSKKLSSPIKDLRKSTKQIAVGNFDIVINPKGPDEIKELIEDFSQMVTKLNEIDTMKKDFSAMMTHELKTPLVPILGYVDLLLSKEFGELNEKQRERLIRIKNSCSKMQNLVSDMLDINRIEINQFKFNMRINDLSVIIKESVEQLKDEFMKKGITVVEEFESNAMCNCDKDRINQVMINLLSNAIDFCPKKEGSIKISIKKSKNNIIVIVKDNGIGISKENMDKIFVKYYQVDTTSTRTHGGSGIGLALSKLIVENHRGKIWAQSEGINKGSEIHIQIPVI; encoded by the coding sequence ATGAAATTTTCACATATTCTTATTTTAGGATTTCTCATAATTGTTGGAATATCAGGAGTTATTGGGGTAATTTCATTATATCAATTCACTACAATCATAGACACACTCAAAAATTCAGTTCCAGAATCAATCGAGAATTTTAAAACTAATGCAATTGTTTTAGATAATAACAGACAGATAATTTACTATGATGAAATTTTAACTCAATCAGCGAGAAACTATGTTTTCACTCAAAACGAAAAGTGGAAAGAAAGGTACTTTGAAACCGAACCACTTTTAGACAGCATTCTCAAAGATCCATATTCACCTGTAGATAATGAAGTGATTTTAGAACTAGATGAGATCAATATAGAACTAGTTAAAATGGAAAATACCGCATTTGATTTAGTATCTCAAGGGAATTCTGAACAAGCTATAGAAATTTTAGAAAGTGATGAATATACAAAGTTAAAACAAAGATACTCAGATTCTTGGAAACATCATGCTGAAATTAACAATGTTGAATATGGGAATACCGTAAAATCATTAGATAGTACATCAGATTTGCTATACGCAAGTATAGAGAAAGGATCTAAAGATGGCACAGCTGCGCTTCAAATAACAATTCCAATATTAATAGGACTGTCAATTTTCCTAGGAATATTATTTTCAAAAAAACTATCATCCCCCATTAAAGATTTAAGAAAATCTACAAAGCAAATTGCTGTAGGAAATTTTGATATTGTAATTAATCCAAAAGGTCCTGATGAAATCAAAGAGTTAATTGAGGATTTTTCTCAAATGGTAACAAAATTAAATGAAATTGATACAATGAAAAAAGATTTTTCTGCTATGATGACACATGAATTAAAAACACCTCTTGTTCCAATCTTAGGTTATGTGGATTTACTGCTATCAAAAGAATTTGGAGAATTAAATGAAAAACAAAGAGAGAGGCTAATTAGAATAAAAAATAGTTGTTCAAAAATGCAAAATTTAGTCTCAGATATGCTAGACATCAATAGAATCGAGATAAATCAGTTTAAATTTAATATGCGAATTAATGATCTTTCAGTAATTATCAAAGAAAGTGTAGAGCAGTTAAAAGATGAATTTATGAAAAAAGGAATCACAGTCGTAGAAGAATTTGAGAGTAATGCAATGTGTAATTGTGATAAAGATAGAATCAATCAAGTTATGATAAATTTACTCAGTAATGCCATAGACTTTTGTCCAAAAAAAGAAGGAAGTATCAAAATTTCAATAAAAAAAAGTAAAAACAACATCATAGTTATAGTAAAGGATAACGGAATTGGAATTTCAAAAGAGAATATGGATAAAATATTTGTAAAATACTATCAAGTTGACACCACATCTACTAGGACACATGGAGGATCAGGAATCGGATTGGCATTATCAAAATTAATTGTTGAGAATCACAGAGGTAAAATTTGGGCCCAATCAGAAGGAATTAACAAAGGTTCTGAAATACACATTCAAATCCCAGTAATCTAA
- a CDS encoding MTH1187 family thiamine-binding protein has product MIQAEISIYPMATKTTSASFYIAKAIESIQKIENLRYEINAMGTILESDNIDVINTATKQMMETVHNLGIARVEVIIKIDSRRDKQVKMEEKLDSIKKQMS; this is encoded by the coding sequence TTGATTCAAGCTGAAATCAGCATATATCCAATGGCAACTAAAACCACCAGTGCCAGTTTTTACATTGCAAAGGCAATTGAATCAATTCAAAAAATAGAAAATCTAAGATACGAAATCAATGCCATGGGTACAATTCTAGAATCAGACAATATTGATGTCATAAATACAGCCACAAAACAAATGATGGAAACAGTTCATAATTTAGGCATAGCACGAGTTGAGGTAATCATCAAAATTGATTCAAGAAGAGACAAGCAAGTCAAAATGGAAGAAAAATTAGATTCTATTAAAAAACAGATGAGTTAG
- a CDS encoding MqnA/MqnD/SBP family protein → MEISVGHTPDSDDAFMFYGMFTGKVPSPDFKVNHVIEDIEKLNRKATDPELDVTAVSVHACAFIPGYTILRSGGSFGINYGPIVTAKKQMTIDEIKKCKIAIPGKMTSAFLLLQLMIGKFDYVEMNFSDIPEAVKSGKVDVGLVIHETQLSYEQEGNVKILDVGEWWDKTTNGLPVPLGINVMRTDLGMETIVKFDRYLQASIEFGIEHFDDAIKYAMQYARGKEQSLIEKFVKMYVNKVTVNMGDSGEESIRRLFEMAKEKGLVPDFEISIASK, encoded by the coding sequence ATGGAAATTTCTGTAGGCCATACTCCTGATTCAGATGACGCATTCATGTTTTATGGAATGTTTACAGGTAAAGTCCCATCTCCAGATTTTAAGGTAAATCATGTTATTGAAGATATTGAGAAATTAAATCGTAAAGCAACAGATCCGGAATTAGATGTAACTGCAGTTTCGGTTCATGCATGTGCGTTTATCCCAGGATATACAATATTGAGAAGTGGTGGGAGTTTTGGGATAAACTACGGTCCAATTGTTACTGCAAAAAAACAGATGACAATTGATGAAATTAAAAAATGTAAAATTGCCATCCCTGGAAAAATGACATCTGCATTTTTGTTATTACAATTAATGATTGGGAAATTTGATTATGTTGAAATGAACTTCAGCGATATTCCAGAAGCTGTAAAGTCAGGCAAAGTTGATGTCGGATTGGTAATTCATGAGACTCAACTATCATATGAACAAGAAGGAAATGTCAAAATTTTAGATGTTGGCGAATGGTGGGATAAAACTACAAACGGCCTACCAGTACCTTTAGGAATCAATGTTATGAGAACAGACCTAGGCATGGAGACAATAGTAAAGTTTGACAGATATCTTCAGGCATCCATAGAATTCGGAATAGAGCATTTTGATGATGCAATAAAATATGCAATGCAGTATGCTAGAGGTAAAGAACAAAGTCTAATTGAAAAATTTGTAAAAATGTATGTAAACAAAGTAACTGTAAACATGGGGGATTCAGGGGAGGAATCCATCAGAAGATTATTTGAAATGGCAAAAGAGAAAGGACTTGTTCCAGACTTTGAAATAAGTATTGCCAGCAAGTAA
- a CDS encoding radical SAM protein, translating into MLEQLVGDSQALDRALAGEELSYKDGLELMNYDNLHLLGAVADNSRKKLVGDTVTFAASYYMNYTNVCAASCQMCAFYRKDGADDAYTLTPQEIEARVGIAKQMGATEVHIVGGFHPKLPLEYYEDMMRSIKKSHPQLNIKALTAAEIYYLSKLTKNSTKEILSRLKDAGLDSMPGGGAELFHPDIRGKIVRGKCTGQQWLDVIEEAHNMDIKSNVTMLYGHIEKPEHIVDHLIKVRELQKKTNGFLTLIPLKFSLDNTELEQEHLVNNECSSVYDLQVVALSRLMLANVLNNISVYWVAYGKKLAQVALSNGGNDLVGTAFSEEIYKSAGKATSSSVEELATMVKEVGRSPAQRNTHFGILKKF; encoded by the coding sequence ATGTTGGAACAGCTAGTTGGGGATTCTCAAGCTTTAGATCGTGCCCTTGCTGGTGAAGAACTTTCTTACAAAGATGGCTTAGAATTGATGAATTATGATAATTTACATTTACTTGGAGCAGTTGCAGATAATTCTAGAAAAAAACTGGTTGGTGACACTGTGACATTTGCAGCATCATACTACATGAACTACACCAATGTCTGTGCAGCTAGCTGTCAGATGTGCGCATTTTATAGAAAAGATGGTGCAGATGATGCATACACCTTAACTCCTCAAGAAATTGAGGCAAGAGTTGGAATTGCAAAACAGATGGGTGCTACTGAAGTTCACATTGTTGGAGGGTTTCATCCAAAGCTTCCACTAGAGTATTATGAAGATATGATGAGGTCAATCAAAAAGAGCCATCCTCAACTTAACATCAAAGCATTAACTGCAGCTGAGATTTACTATTTGTCAAAATTAACAAAAAATTCTACAAAGGAAATTTTATCTCGTCTAAAAGATGCAGGACTTGATTCAATGCCTGGTGGAGGAGCTGAACTATTTCATCCTGATATTAGGGGAAAAATTGTTAGAGGAAAATGCACGGGTCAACAATGGCTTGATGTAATTGAGGAGGCTCACAATATGGATATCAAAAGTAATGTCACCATGCTTTATGGACATATTGAAAAACCTGAACATATTGTTGATCATCTAATCAAGGTTCGTGAATTACAAAAGAAAACAAATGGATTTCTAACTTTAATTCCTTTGAAATTTAGTTTAGATAACACTGAACTAGAACAAGAGCATTTGGTGAACAATGAATGTTCATCAGTTTATGATTTACAAGTTGTTGCACTATCTAGATTGATGCTTGCAAACGTTCTAAACAATATCTCAGTTTACTGGGTTGCATATGGCAAAAAGCTTGCTCAAGTTGCATTGTCTAATGGTGGTAATGATTTAGTTGGAACGGCATTTTCTGAGGAGATTTACAAATCTGCTGGAAAAGCAACTTCTTCTTCAGTGGAAGAGCTTGCAACAATGGTAAAAGAGGTTGGACGGTCTCCTGCTCAAAGAAATACTCATTTTGGTATTTTGAAAAAATTCTAA
- a CDS encoding Pycsar system effector family protein, giving the protein MSDNEKIAFARDALEHNNSIINLIDTKSGLVLGASGIILGLLTFFERDGLGYAIFPLFVTMGLLLGTIMFSFFTIFPRITKKFKGETAIFYPAITKLSMSEFEEKLKKYSTEDILKDYANNIHSLAKVQERKFEVLRISMGFMIASSISLVITLICYFQNQPISQ; this is encoded by the coding sequence ATGAGCGATAATGAGAAAATTGCTTTTGCAAGAGATGCTTTAGAGCACAACAATAGCATAATCAATCTCATTGACACCAAGTCAGGTTTGGTTTTGGGTGCCTCTGGAATTATTTTGGGTTTGCTTACATTTTTTGAACGTGATGGATTAGGCTATGCAATATTTCCTTTATTTGTCACAATGGGATTATTGTTAGGGACTATCATGTTTTCATTTTTCACCATTTTCCCACGAATTACAAAAAAATTCAAAGGGGAAACGGCAATTTTCTATCCTGCAATAACAAAATTATCCATGAGTGAATTTGAAGAAAAATTGAAAAAATACTCTACAGAAGATATTCTCAAAGATTATGCTAATAACATACATAGTTTAGCAAAAGTACAGGAAAGAAAATTCGAGGTTCTGCGTATTTCAATGGGATTTATGATTGCATCTTCTATTTCATTAGTGATTACTTTAATTTGTTATTTCCAAAATCAACCCATTTCACAATAA